In Cotesia glomerata isolate CgM1 linkage group LG1, MPM_Cglom_v2.3, whole genome shotgun sequence, one genomic interval encodes:
- the LOC123262930 gene encoding chondroitin sulfate N-acetylgalactosaminyltransferase 1 yields the protein MTRAQISSSPLKRRRDTMLRVLGVRLLSRLLVLVCSLSLLSLLFLNRCGFNNLDTDLIDTTDSITPPSLLEANQREEETRLEIERLTAEIRSLKLQILQLTGGPVGHGETLAGLNSTEIGDCLAARRQVEFAEITQGLPLNNEYELIAFSHFTYSRLYPVDLGLGKRVVEKPIGFKRKDLLEALAKAVDTLNKNVSSIAGKYTQEDFLEGLYRVEPTTGTQYEMYFRSKTVNKSSQVTQTNVNSGYTKIVMMRPYAPIHFVSLQRQPARDKELIHIILPLSGRTGTFQSFMDKFVKIGLKNDRRVHLTVVYFGTEGLSEARSIMSRVLMTRGTGGTNQNLRLLALNETFSRGKGLRVGAERAWTGDNDVLLFMCDVDVVFSARFLDRCRWNTAPGRKVYYPIVFSLYNPHVVYTLQGREVPPERDQLVISRDTGFWRDFGYGMTCQYRSDFLRVRGFDEDIVGWGGEDVTLYRKYVRSNIKVVRATDPGIFHIWHPKVCSGGPGQKLSTDQYRACIRSRALNEASHAQLGFLAFRDDIASQAMNLKGTQTKKKKKKGPVQPQPKKDKVTGSRPKDDPKEKSPSQDKPAYQT from the exons atgaCCAGAGCCCAGATCTCTTCTTCGCCTTTGAA GCGACGCAGAGACACGATGTTACGCGTTCTGGGAGTTAGACTGTTGTCGAGGCTTCTCGTCCTCGTGTGCTCGCTATCACTACTGTCACTGCTCTTCCTCAATCGATGTGGCTTCAATAACTTGGACACTGACCTCATTGACACTACTG ATTCGATAACCCCGCCGAGTTTGCTCGAAGCGAATCAACGTGAAGAAGAAACGAGACTCGAAATCGAAAGACTCACCGCCGAAATTCGCAGTCTCAAGTTGCAGATACTTCAACTAACAG GTGGACCAGTTGGCCACGGAGAAACTCTAGCAGGTCTAAACTCAACAGAAATTGGAGACTGCCTGGCCGCGAGACGGCAAGTTGAGTTCGCGGAAATAACTCAGGGCCTGCCGCTGAACAACGAGTACGAGCTGATAGCCTTCAGCCACTTCACCTACTCGCGGCTGTACCCGGTGGACCTGGGGCTTGGAAAGCGCGTGGTGGAAAAGCCGATCGGGTTCAAAAGAAAAGACCTACTGGAAGCCTTGGCGAAAGCCGTGGACACGCTTAACAAGAATGTCTCCTCGATCGCCGGAAAGTACACCCAAGAAGACTTCCTGGAGGGGCTGTACCGCGTGGAGCCGACCACCGGGACCCAGTATGAGATGTACTTCAGGTCGAAGACGGTAAACAAGAGCTCCCAGGTTACGCAGACCAATGTAAACTCCGGGTACACCAAGATCGTGATGATGAGACCCTACGCCCCGATCCACTTCGTGTCCCTCCAGAGGCAGCCTGCTAGGGACAAGGAGCTCATCCACATTATTCTCCCTCTGTCAGGAAGGACCGGGACCTTCCAGAGCTTCATGGACAAGTTCGTTAAGATCGGGCTGAAAAACGACCGCCGGGTCCATCTGACGGTGGTCTACTTCGGGACAGAAGGGCTCTCTGAGGCGAGGTCCATTATGTCTAGGGTGCTCATGACACGCGGCACCGGAGGTACCAATCAGAATTTACGGCTCCTTGCTCTCAATGAAACTTTCTCGAGGGGAAAAGGCCTCAGAGTCGGCGCTGAGAGGGCCTGGACCGGGGATAATGATGTCTTGCTCTTCATGTGTGATGTCGATGTCGTTTTCAGCGCGAGGTTTCTTGACAg GTGTCGGTGGAATACAGCCCCCGGGCGCAAAGTCTATTATCCCATTGTCTTCAGTCTCTACAATCCTCACGTTGTCTACACGCTCCAGGGCCGCGAGGTCCCACCCGAGAGAGATCAACTCGTGATTTCTAGAGACACCGGCTTCTGGCGAGACTTCGGATACGGCATGACCTGCCAGTACAG GTCGGATTTTCTCAGAGTCCGGGGCTTCGACGAAGACATCGTCGGCTGGGGCGGCGAAGACGTTACTCTCTATCGTAAATACGTCAGGAGCAACATTAAAGTCGTCAGAGCAACAGATCCTGGAATTTTTCACATATGGCATCCCaag GTTTGCTCAGGAGGCCCGGGCCAAAAACTATCAACAGACCAGTACCGCGCGTGCATCAGATCCCGAGCACTGAACGAGGCCTCCCACGCGCAACTTGGGTTCCTGGCGTTCCGTGACGACATCGCGAGTCAAGCGATGAACCTCAAGGGGACTCAAacgaaaaagaagaagaaaaaaggcCCTGTGCAGCCTCAGCCCAAGAAGGACAAAGTCACGGGTTCCAGACCCAAGGACGACCCCAAGGAGAAGTCACCGAGCCAAGACAAGCCGGCTTACCAGACTTGA